The genomic region GATACGTAAGGAGATCGGTTCCCATGCCGAAGATGAAGACCCACAGCGGTGCTAAGAAGCGCTTCAAGCTGACCGGTAGCGGCAAGCTGCGCCGCCAGCAGGCCAACCGCCGTCACTACCTCGAGCACAAGTCCTCGCGGCTGACCCGTCGCCTTGCCGGCGACAAGATCGTCTTCAAGGGCGACGCCAAGGTCATCCGGAAGATGCTCGGCATCTAAGTTCCAAGTTCTCCGATTGTTCGCCACCTGGCAGCAGTCAACTACCAAAAAGGCTTCTCAGGCCAGCCGGAACTATCCGGCAGTAGACGCTTGGGATCAGAATTCTGAAGGAGTACGCACGTGGCACGTGTGAAGAGGGCGGTAAACGCCCACAAGAAGCGCCGGGTTATCCTCGAACGCGCAAAGGGCTACCGTGGACAGCGTTCACGCCTGTACCGCAAGGCCAAAGAGCAGCTGCTGCACTCGTTCGTGTACAGCTACGGCGACCGCAAGAAGAAGAAGGGCGACTTCCGCCGTCTTTGGATCCAGCGCATCAACGCTGCATCCCGCGCCAACGGCCTGACCTACAACCGCCTGATCCAGGGCCTGAAGGCCGCTGAGGTTGAGGTTGACCGCCGTATGCTGGCCGAGCTCGCCGTGTCCGACGCCAACGCCTTCGCCGCGCTGGTCAAGGTCGCCAAGGATGCGCTGCCCGCCGACACGTCCGCTCCGGCCGTCCAGGCTGAGGCCGCTACGGCTCCGAAGGCTGCCAAGAAGGCTCCCGCGAAGAAGCCTGCTGCCAAGAAGGCTGACGCCGAGGCCGCAAAGTAGTTCCTGCCGCAGTTGTAAACCTGCGTCGTTCCAGAACCTGCTGCGAGAGCAACTAAGGTTCTTATATGAACGAAACCGGGCGCCCGCAAGACTTTCCACTCTCCAACCCCCGAGCCGATCGGGTGAGGAAGGTGGCACAACTTGCCGGGCGCCCGGCCCGTTTAAAGCGCAGCGAGTTCTTGGCCGAAGGCCCGCAGGCTGTCCGGGAGGCCTTGGCCCTGCACCAGAAAAGGATTGCCGCAGGGGAGCCCGGCATCGTCTATGAGGTTTACGCGAGCGAGGCCTGCCTCGACCGGCACCCGGACCTGGAGACACTCGCGGAGGGCACCACCGCATACCTCGCCACCGACGAAGTTCTCGCCGCGATGGCGGACACGGTCAACCCGCAGGGCATTCTCGCCGTCTGCGCGTTCCTTGATGTCAGCCTCGATACAGTGCTGGCCGCCGCACCAAAGCTCATCGCAGTCCTTTGCCAGGTCCGTGACCCCGGCAACGCCGGAACCGTGCTCCGCGCGGCCGATGCGGCCGGCGCCGACGCCGTCGTCCTGACTGCCTCCAGCGTGGACATCTACAACCCCAAGGCGGTCCGCTCGACGGCGGGGTCCCTCTTCCACCTGCCGATCGTCCTCGGCGCCGACGTGGCCGACCTGGTGGCCCGCTGCAAGGAACAGGGGATCGGCGTGCTCGCCGCCGACGGTTACGGCCAGCTGAACCTGGACCGACTCCAGGACGAGAACGCCGCCCGCCGGCTGGGGGCCTCCGCCGCCGCATCGGTCTACGCGCTGGAAGGCCCCACGGCCTGGCTCTTCGGCAACGAGGCTCAAGGCCTGTCCGAAGACGAAATCGCGCTGGCTGACCACCGGGTGGCCGTGCCCGTCTACGGGGAAGCGGAGAGCCTGAACCTCGGCACCGCCGCCACCGTCTGCCTTTACGCCAGCGCGCGCTCCCAGCAGGCATCCTAGGAGCCCAGATAGACAAACGGCGGGGCCCACCTTTCGGTGGGCCCCGCCGTCGTACTGATACTGCCGAACTGTTGCCGCCGCCTCACGCGAAGCGTGCGGCCAGTGCTGAGCAAATTTCAGTGCTGTGCAAATTTATGTGGTCGTCTTGTTGCGTCCTGTGATGGCGCCGTAGACGAGGGCAACCACCAAGCCACCGACAATGGCCAGGAGCCAGGAACCGAGATTCCAGAATTCCATCTTGCCGCCGCCGAACAGAAGATCGCCGATCCAGCCGCCGACTACGGCTCCGACGACGCCGAGCACGAGGCTGGTAACCCAGCCGCCGCCGACCCTGCCGGGCATGACTGCCTTGACGATTGCACCTACTATGAGTCCGAGAATGATCCAGCCAAGAAAGCCCATGTCTCCTCCTACATATTCGTCGGCATCCAAATTGTGAATCCCGAATATGGCTTCAAGCTAACATAGGCCGGATTACTTGTCAGCAGGGGAATGCCCAATCGTTACGTGGCCGCAG from Arthrobacter sp. NicSoilB8 harbors:
- a CDS encoding RNA methyltransferase, producing the protein MNETGRPQDFPLSNPRADRVRKVAQLAGRPARLKRSEFLAEGPQAVREALALHQKRIAAGEPGIVYEVYASEACLDRHPDLETLAEGTTAYLATDEVLAAMADTVNPQGILAVCAFLDVSLDTVLAAAPKLIAVLCQVRDPGNAGTVLRAADAAGADAVVLTASSVDIYNPKAVRSTAGSLFHLPIVLGADVADLVARCKEQGIGVLAADGYGQLNLDRLQDENAARRLGASAAASVYALEGPTAWLFGNEAQGLSEDEIALADHRVAVPVYGEAESLNLGTAATVCLYASARSQQAS
- the rplT gene encoding 50S ribosomal protein L20 yields the protein MARVKRAVNAHKKRRVILERAKGYRGQRSRLYRKAKEQLLHSFVYSYGDRKKKKGDFRRLWIQRINAASRANGLTYNRLIQGLKAAEVEVDRRMLAELAVSDANAFAALVKVAKDALPADTSAPAVQAEAATAPKAAKKAPAKKPAAKKADAEAAK
- the rpmI gene encoding 50S ribosomal protein L35, which codes for MPKMKTHSGAKKRFKLTGSGKLRRQQANRRHYLEHKSSRLTRRLAGDKIVFKGDAKVIRKMLGI
- a CDS encoding GlsB/YeaQ/YmgE family stress response membrane protein, which produces MGFLGWIILGLIVGAIVKAVMPGRVGGGWVTSLVLGVVGAVVGGWIGDLLFGGGKMEFWNLGSWLLAIVGGLVVALVYGAITGRNKTTT